A genomic window from Arthrobacter sp. FW305-BF8 includes:
- a CDS encoding Gfo/Idh/MocA family protein — MGNSLDAGEHTRVGIIGCGKIVEQYLASFRRLQDLISLVAVADLDPARAQAVADDYEGVRALTVEELLAADDVELVLNLTIPAAHADVALKAIAAGKSVYGEKPLAATTAEAREVLEAAEAAGVLVGCAPDTVLGTGIQTARKAIDDGLIGRPISATATMVTPGHERWHPNPDFYYQPGGGPLLDMGPYYVSALVTLLGPVVSVMGAASHTRSERTIGSGPREGETVPVTTDTHVTGVLVHASGALSTLVMSFDAVKTKSPNIEIHGELGSLAVPDPNHFDGDVQLFALGAEDWQTLPVSAGYVDSGRGFGIADLAGTPPGSEPRAGGLLAYHALEVMESVLASAKSGAAVKIHSTAARPEAVELTTLAAQVAEASS, encoded by the coding sequence GTGGGCAACTCGCTAGACGCAGGAGAGCACACACGAGTAGGAATCATCGGCTGCGGCAAAATTGTTGAGCAGTACCTGGCCAGCTTCCGCCGCCTTCAGGACCTCATCAGCCTCGTGGCCGTCGCAGACCTCGACCCTGCACGCGCGCAGGCGGTCGCCGACGACTACGAGGGCGTCCGCGCCCTCACAGTCGAGGAGCTCCTGGCGGCAGACGACGTCGAACTCGTGCTGAACCTGACCATCCCCGCTGCCCATGCCGACGTCGCCCTCAAAGCCATCGCCGCCGGAAAGAGCGTCTACGGCGAAAAGCCGCTGGCAGCGACAACCGCGGAGGCACGGGAAGTGCTTGAGGCCGCCGAGGCGGCCGGCGTCCTGGTCGGATGTGCTCCGGACACAGTGCTGGGTACCGGAATCCAGACAGCCCGCAAGGCAATCGACGACGGCCTGATCGGCCGTCCCATCTCCGCCACCGCCACTATGGTCACTCCGGGCCACGAACGCTGGCACCCCAACCCCGACTTCTACTACCAGCCCGGCGGCGGCCCGCTCCTGGACATGGGCCCGTACTACGTTTCGGCCCTGGTCACCCTGCTGGGACCCGTCGTCTCAGTGATGGGCGCCGCCAGCCATACGCGCTCAGAACGCACCATCGGCTCAGGTCCCCGTGAGGGCGAAACCGTTCCCGTGACCACCGACACCCACGTCACCGGCGTGCTGGTTCACGCCTCGGGAGCACTGTCCACGCTGGTGATGAGCTTCGACGCCGTCAAAACCAAGAGCCCCAATATCGAGATCCACGGTGAGCTCGGCTCACTTGCCGTGCCGGACCCCAACCACTTCGACGGCGACGTGCAGTTGTTCGCGCTGGGCGCCGAGGACTGGCAGACGCTACCCGTTTCGGCCGGCTACGTAGATTCCGGCAGGGGGTTCGGGATCGCGGACCTTGCCGGCACTCCACCGGGGTCCGAGCCGCGCGCCGGTGGACTGCTTGCCTACCACGCCCTCGAGGTGATGGAGTCCGTGCTCGCCTCGGCCAAGAGCGGCGCCGCTGTGAAGATTCACAGCACAGCGGCACGTCCTGAGGCCGTGGAACTGACTACCCTGGCAGCCCAGGTCGCGGAGGCCAGCTCGTAG
- a CDS encoding ThuA domain-containing protein translates to MTSENKTALVVRGGWDGHQPIEATELFIPYLKEQGYEVRVEESPKIYADAQYMAGVDLIVQCMTMSTIEKDEFEGLRTAVENGTGLAGWHGGIADSYRNTSDYLHLIGGQFACHPGKHPDERKGEQADNYVPYTVNMLPAAEQHPITEGIGDFDLVTEQYWVLADDYIDVLATTTQKVREWDPWNREVTSPAIWTRQWGKGRIFVATPGHRVEILQDTNVRTIIERGMLWATR, encoded by the coding sequence ATGACAAGCGAGAACAAGACCGCCCTGGTGGTGCGCGGAGGCTGGGACGGACACCAGCCCATTGAGGCCACCGAGCTGTTCATCCCATACCTGAAAGAGCAAGGCTACGAGGTGCGGGTGGAGGAATCACCCAAAATCTATGCCGATGCCCAATACATGGCCGGCGTGGACCTGATCGTCCAGTGCATGACCATGTCCACCATTGAAAAAGACGAGTTCGAGGGCCTGCGGACCGCCGTCGAGAACGGTACCGGCCTGGCCGGCTGGCACGGCGGGATCGCGGACTCCTACCGCAACACCTCTGACTACCTGCACCTGATCGGCGGACAGTTCGCCTGCCACCCGGGCAAGCACCCGGACGAGCGCAAGGGTGAGCAGGCGGACAACTATGTTCCCTACACGGTGAACATGCTGCCCGCAGCGGAACAACACCCCATCACCGAAGGCATCGGCGACTTCGACCTCGTCACCGAACAATACTGGGTCCTGGCCGACGACTACATCGACGTCCTGGCCACCACCACCCAAAAGGTACGCGAATGGGACCCGTGGAACCGTGAAGTCACCTCGCCTGCCATCTGGACCCGCCAGTGGGGCAAGGGGCGTATCTTCGTCGCCACGCCCGGGCACCGCGTGGAAATTCTCCAGGACACCAACGTCCGCACAATCATCGAAAGGGGCATGCTGTGGGCAACTCGCTAG